In Gracilimonas sp., a single window of DNA contains:
- a CDS encoding DUF3108 domain-containing protein: MKKFLLSILLFLLPAVVFAQHDFPSDKTHPPDMEDLFSVKETFRYEVKYGFLKLGWVEVKLLSDSLYQDQERKRLLTEITSNSSIPFMGKELDRFYSLFYVNEDGLPVESKYWKDNVDEGEYGEIQYWFERDVGKVFYLEEDDTRDTLDLEDPATSGHLIFYFSRLFAGTEEDFKLPVYVTKKKGYIYGKNSTKKEERNYEPFDGPIMAYKMKGSTENIEGPFGFSGDFRAWFLDDDLRVPLEARVKVLWGNVIVRMIEYTREEL, translated from the coding sequence ATGAAAAAATTTCTGCTGTCGATACTTTTATTTCTGCTTCCTGCCGTGGTTTTTGCGCAGCATGATTTCCCGTCAGACAAGACACATCCGCCCGATATGGAGGATTTGTTTTCAGTGAAAGAAACGTTTCGGTACGAAGTTAAATACGGGTTTTTAAAACTGGGCTGGGTGGAAGTGAAATTACTCAGCGATTCCCTTTACCAGGACCAGGAACGAAAACGGCTGCTAACTGAAATTACCTCTAATTCGTCCATTCCCTTTATGGGAAAGGAGCTGGACCGGTTTTACAGCCTATTTTATGTGAACGAGGACGGACTTCCGGTGGAATCGAAGTATTGGAAGGACAATGTTGACGAAGGAGAGTACGGTGAAATACAGTATTGGTTTGAGCGGGACGTGGGGAAGGTATTTTATCTTGAGGAAGATGATACCCGCGATACCCTGGACCTGGAGGACCCGGCTACTTCGGGTCACCTGATTTTTTACTTCTCCCGGTTGTTTGCCGGTACTGAAGAGGATTTCAAACTCCCGGTGTATGTGACCAAGAAGAAGGGCTACATCTACGGGAAGAACTCAACCAAGAAAGAGGAACGAAATTATGAGCCTTTTGACGGTCCGATTATGGCCTATAAGATGAAAGGTTCAACGGAAAATATTGAGGGGCCTTTTGGTTTTTCAGGAGATTTCAGGGCCTGGTTTTTGGATGATGACCTGAGGGTTCCGCTGGAGGCCCGTGTAAAGGTGCTTTGGGGAAATGTAATTGTACGAATGATTGAATACACACGCGAAGAACTATGA
- a CDS encoding arsenate reductase family protein has product MLHIVGINNCNKIRDTKKWMEEQGVEFEFIDVKKAPLTREELKELEFKVGLDVLINKRGRKWRDLGLAEKDLSEEELFEQLLEHQTMIKRPVLIKDESVLVGYDEESFEAFISEEPDEEK; this is encoded by the coding sequence ATGCTTCATATAGTTGGGATTAATAATTGTAATAAGATCAGAGACACCAAAAAATGGATGGAAGAGCAAGGGGTAGAATTTGAGTTTATTGACGTAAAGAAAGCCCCGCTCACCCGTGAAGAGCTTAAAGAGCTGGAATTTAAAGTGGGACTGGATGTTTTGATTAATAAAAGGGGAAGGAAGTGGCGTGACCTCGGACTGGCTGAAAAAGACCTTTCGGAAGAGGAATTATTTGAGCAGTTGCTGGAGCATCAGACCATGATTAAGCGCCCGGTTTTAATTAAAGATGAATCCGTATTGGTAGGCTATGACGAGGAATCGTTTGAAGCCTTTATCTCGGAAGAACCTGATGAGGAGAAGTAA
- a CDS encoding APC family permease, producing MEIKDDVTVSGSQEKLPRKLGLWGLWLLVVNGFIGAGIFGLPSGAAELAGEYSVWIYVICALLMLPVILSFAELGSYFRGTGGPIKYGTAAFGPFIGFQAGWLFYVARIISFAANSVLLTDSIAYFFEPAAEGTGRLISLAFIIGGLTLINVLGSVESIRSLALFTVLKFSVLIFLVFGGLVMLGSEVMPSFETPVPPVGDLGAAALLLIYAFVGFEGAVVPAGEAKKPERDMPLALLLGLGSVVVLYMMIQLVSQSAVPDLASSSSPLLDASAALFGNTGAIILMIGVVASVTGNLVSTIFSTPRLTYALSIEGSLPQWFGKVHPKFLTPANSVLFFGVFAFIGAALGSFTVLAAMTVLSRLFLFIITCAAVPVLRPKFRGQSRFILKGGYLIPALGILACIWLMFQVTFNSIWLTALFIAIGTGLYFLGRRQAEN from the coding sequence ATGGAAATAAAAGATGATGTGACCGTTTCAGGATCTCAGGAAAAGCTTCCCCGAAAACTCGGTCTTTGGGGGCTGTGGTTGTTGGTGGTAAACGGTTTTATCGGAGCCGGGATTTTTGGCCTTCCAAGCGGTGCCGCTGAGCTCGCCGGAGAATACAGCGTCTGGATTTACGTCATTTGCGCCCTGCTGATGCTCCCCGTCATCCTCTCCTTTGCAGAACTGGGCAGCTACTTCCGCGGTACCGGCGGGCCCATCAAATACGGGACGGCGGCTTTTGGGCCCTTCATCGGTTTTCAGGCGGGATGGTTGTTTTATGTAGCAAGGATCATCTCCTTTGCCGCCAACTCCGTACTGCTCACCGACAGCATCGCCTACTTTTTTGAACCGGCTGCAGAAGGAACCGGCCGGCTGATCTCCCTGGCCTTTATCATCGGCGGACTGACCCTCATCAATGTACTGGGTTCCGTAGAATCCATCCGCTCCCTCGCCCTCTTTACCGTCCTCAAATTTTCGGTACTGATCTTTTTGGTCTTCGGGGGATTGGTGATGTTAGGTTCGGAAGTTATGCCTTCGTTTGAAACCCCCGTTCCCCCGGTTGGTGATCTGGGTGCGGCGGCCCTCTTATTGATCTATGCTTTTGTGGGATTTGAAGGAGCGGTGGTCCCCGCCGGCGAAGCCAAAAAACCCGAGCGCGATATGCCCCTCGCTTTGTTATTGGGATTAGGCTCGGTCGTCGTGCTTTATATGATGATACAGCTCGTATCCCAGTCTGCCGTACCTGATCTGGCCTCTTCCTCTTCTCCTTTGCTGGATGCCTCTGCCGCCCTGTTTGGCAATACCGGAGCCATTATCCTAATGATCGGCGTGGTTGCCTCGGTGACCGGGAACCTGGTGAGTACTATTTTTTCCACGCCGCGACTCACCTATGCCCTTTCCATTGAAGGCTCGCTGCCCCAATGGTTTGGGAAAGTTCATCCGAAATTTTTAACCCCCGCCAACTCCGTCCTCTTCTTCGGGGTCTTTGCCTTTATCGGGGCGGCGCTGGGTTCCTTTACCGTTTTAGCAGCCATGACCGTCCTGTCCCGATTGTTTCTATTTATCATCACTTGTGCAGCGGTTCCGGTACTTCGTCCCAAATTCCGCGGCCAATCCCGCTTCATCCTCAAAGGCGGCTACCTCATTCCCGCCCTCGGCATCCTCGCCTGCATCTGGCTGATGTTCCAGGTCACCTTCAACTCCATCTGGCTGACCGCCCTTTTTATTGCAATCGGAACCGGACTGTACTTCCTCGGCCGCCGACAAGCGGAAAACTAA
- a CDS encoding 6-bladed beta-propeller, giving the protein MFLSSCERTDNENPTNNRESIVIENLELFSDFDRHGLVRPVQIETLPNGNVAVLDNQTNKVHILDINGKIITSFGGEGRGPCESLSAMQLQISDEAIYVVDSNQRRINQFNHEGGCVQSFNFDTGIFRSYVTVKDSESYFTMSMGKNGALVRLVDLHGDSTYYFGEAMGKEYRPGDLEVERRTLQRGGIPDLMKNEITKYFSDDHLYVFLNVYSRLQKYTEQGDLLWDQEIDMPVNEAIFEKVVERAHEPESQGGVPVLRYILSMKVVDDQPYLLWYPVDDYPQHLVKTNKDGDLETIFDIRNDEFVFFDFTLDSRNNILYLIDSETSQIYRTKMPA; this is encoded by the coding sequence ATGTTTCTTTCAAGCTGTGAAAGAACAGATAATGAAAATCCTACTAATAATCGGGAATCGATTGTAATTGAAAACCTTGAATTGTTTTCCGATTTCGACCGTCACGGCTTGGTCAGGCCTGTTCAAATTGAGACGTTACCGAATGGCAATGTAGCTGTGCTGGATAATCAGACCAATAAAGTACATATTCTCGATATTAATGGAAAAATCATTACCAGTTTTGGTGGCGAAGGAAGAGGGCCATGTGAATCACTTAGCGCCATGCAATTACAGATATCTGATGAAGCAATATATGTTGTTGATTCTAATCAGCGTCGCATTAATCAGTTTAACCATGAAGGAGGATGTGTTCAAAGTTTTAATTTTGATACAGGAATATTTCGATCTTATGTCACTGTCAAAGATTCTGAATCTTATTTTACGATGAGCATGGGTAAAAACGGCGCCCTTGTCCGATTAGTTGATCTACATGGTGATTCGACATATTATTTTGGCGAAGCTATGGGAAAAGAATATAGGCCTGGGGATTTAGAAGTTGAAAGAAGGACTTTACAACGGGGTGGGATACCCGATTTGATGAAAAATGAGATCACAAAGTATTTCAGTGATGATCACTTGTATGTTTTTCTGAATGTTTACAGTAGGCTTCAAAAATATACAGAACAGGGAGATTTACTTTGGGATCAGGAAATCGACATGCCTGTGAATGAAGCTATTTTTGAAAAGGTTGTTGAACGTGCTCATGAACCTGAAAGCCAAGGTGGCGTACCTGTATTACGTTATATCCTATCAATGAAAGTTGTAGATGATCAACCATATCTGTTATGGTATCCTGTGGATGACTACCCTCAACACTTGGTTAAAACGAATAAAGATGGAGATCTGGAAACTATCTTTGACATTAGGAATGATGAGTTCGTGTTTTTCGATTTTACTCTCGATTCGCGGAATAACATACTCTACTTAATTGATTCTGAAACAAGTCAAATTTATCGTACTAAAATGCCAGCTTGA
- a CDS encoding thioredoxin-like domain-containing protein, protein MKTILTLSFLLLSISAFSQEQLTVFYFGATDCGPCNRPDVIESIDVIRTNFDSLHSEFETKLVMVTMDENMDEAIKYIQKYEYWDETSMGSRYHNELILAHLNKAEIPGVPHIMIFKDRFEDGGFGTQTIKNREFVKNIMGGDEIVAWANAEMKLD, encoded by the coding sequence ATGAAAACTATACTTACACTATCTTTTCTACTTCTATCTATTTCAGCATTTTCCCAAGAACAACTTACCGTTTTCTATTTCGGAGCAACAGATTGCGGACCTTGCAATCGTCCAGATGTAATTGAAAGTATCGATGTAATCAGGACTAATTTCGATTCATTGCACTCTGAGTTTGAGACAAAACTTGTGATGGTTACAATGGATGAGAATATGGACGAGGCTATTAAATATATTCAGAAATATGAATATTGGGATGAGACCTCAATGGGAAGCAGATATCATAATGAGCTTATTTTAGCACATTTAAATAAAGCCGAAATTCCAGGAGTTCCACATATAATGATTTTTAAAGATAGGTTCGAAGATGGTGGCTTTGGTACTCAAACAATAAAAAACAGAGAATTCGTCAAAAACATAATGGGTGGGGATGAAATCGTTGCTTGGGCAAATGCTGAGATGAAACTAGACTAA